Genomic DNA from Chanos chanos chromosome 6, fChaCha1.1, whole genome shotgun sequence:
aaaatgaatttggtCATTATATTCTAACTGGTGTGGTATCAGGGACTGTCTCCTGATGTAATCACAACCCAGTTCCTCATTAATGCAATGATCATCACACAATGAAGCATGAATGCTGGACAAGCTGCTTTCTACTGTAACACGATACTATGatttcacaccaacacaaaatATAATGACAGACGCAGCGTACTATCAGGGTAGGCTTTCATAGGAGTAAACCAAGGTGTGTATGATGGAGTGAACCAGGAAGAAgataagacaaaagaaaagagggagtttctctgtcctcattGTGCCCAGTGGCTCAGAGGTGACACATCATAAAATGCTTGGTCACCACAGCCAACGTCCATAGCAGTGATTTTCCGCTTTCCAAATCCTCGCACTCACAGTGTACCTAAGAGAGTCcctgagggggggggagagccAGAGAAATGCTGTAGAGAGAGCTGACTCACTCCTTTCACTCCTTTCTTCAGTTTGTCGTCGATAAACAAGGACAGGTACTCGGGCGAGCGGGAGTTCAGGTTCAGGAAAAACTCGAAATCTCCGGCGATGGTCTGTTTGAACAGCCGGTCATTATTAAAGGACTCCTGCAGGAAGCGGTCAAACCGGGACTTCAGATCCAGCAGAcccttaaagagagagagtgaaaatggaaaagaaaaatgtcacgACGTGACAAACAGCGTGTATATCCAGGTAAAGGAAAGAGGGTATGGTATGGGTGGGCTGGGGTAACAAACCGAATAAATCTTTCATACAAAAAAGTGCCCAGTTTAATGAAACTTACGATGAGGCACGACCCACATATAACTCAGTATGAACCTGTAAATACCTGAATGTAGTCGACAGGGTTTTTGCCCTCGCCCTCCTCGGACACCAGAGCCTTGCCCTGTTCTCTCAGGTATGagctcatacactcacacatggtCTTCAGTCCGTTTGGCACTCTGCTGAAGAGTTTATACATACACGCCAGatctgcagtcacacacacgcacacacacacacacacacaaatagcagATATGATTAATAAACTAAGCAAACCATATGCAAACCAAGATATAAAAGCTAACTTCACTATCTCAGACTAGGACAAATGCAGGTTCACAGATGTCTAACGTTAGCCGACACCCAATCTAATGTCAGCCGAAACCCAAGAATTTGTTTCTCTTATACTTGTATGATGAGATGTAACAATAAAAGGAGTCTTGAATCTTGTTACAAATGATTCTCTAAGTCTGACAGTACCCTCTGTTTTTCCGTTCTTGAGCATATGGACTAGTCCGGAATTCTCCATTTCCACAATGGTTTTCATGTGCTTCGAGATGAGTTCCCTCTCCACCACCTTTACAATAGGCTCTTCTGTGGATTTGTCCAGACAGTGCATCACTCGTTCAATCTCCTCATTTATCCGTGCCTCAACTTTCTTTATATACACGCTGGCGCTGTTCTCTGCTAAGAACTTCTGACTCTCCATCTGataagacacaaagacagaataaTGTTTTGGTCCTAAAGAAACGTCACCGAAGGTTTTTACATATTCAACATTAATGAGAAGCCAATTTCAGTTGTAATTCCTGATGTTCAAATATAAACCAATGCCAGTTCTTCTCACAGACCTGGAAAAACTCAGCGGACATCTCTAAGAATGGTGCCTCAAAATCCTCCTCGTAAACTGACCGTCCTTCGAGGCCTAAGATCATTAACATCTGACAGGCGTTACGGATGGCGCCCCTGTAACACGAAAGTTTTCAGTATCAACAGTCTTGTGCAGGACACCAGGATGCAGCATTAGACCCATGGTACTAGGAGCCCAAAACCCCCACCTGTCCACcacctctcccttcctctcgcGAGCTATCATGTCCAGCAAGGTCTGCCTCAGGTGGTCCCGGATGCAGCCGTAGCGGACCACCTGGTCTCTGAAGATGATGAGACCCAGGTTGTAGACGTTCTCGACGTTGTTCTGTTGAACGTACACTCGGTCCTATGAGACAAGAGGAATCAGATGACCGTCATTACCAGACCAACAACGACCACGTCGGTCGAAGCAGTCCGCCTTTAACCTCCGGGTCAACAACTGAATGGTTGTGGGCAGAGTGATGGAGTAACAAAAGACGCTGGATGACATAAAACTTGAGGACGTAATCATACCAGGATTCGTCGACAAGCTCGGATTCTATAATTTAGTTAAAGATGAAATGTTTGGTTTAAAAATGAACGAACATTCACATAATCCTTGAgatctttttttactttttactttgcATGCATGCCACGTACCGTTTGAGTCGAAATTTGAACCACTGAAAATTTTAAATCCTTCAATCAGTTGATCAAAGTGAAACGTTTATAAGAACATGTACGGCAGTAACAACTCACCATGTACATTAAGATGTCTCTGATCATCACCATGGCTGTCTGGTGATCATTCCAGGCCTGGTTTAGCGTTTGGAGGAAGTTATTGTTTAAAGAGTTGAGGACATCTTCTCGTACCTTTAAAAGGCAAGAGGTTGAATAAAGGAaaagttacatttacatttatccGTTTAGCAGACGTTATTACACAAAGTGACTTCAAGGTCTCTGTACTGAAGCATGTTACTGAAACatctaaaacaaaaatgagaacaaGCCCAATCTCTGGGAACTCAGGGTCAAAAGACAAGTGGCCAGTGAGTGAAGCTACTTCGGCTGACGACTGATGAGGTACTCGATTAACTTTTGTTTAAtgctacctttttttttttttttttacaagagaCACAGCTAGTAAGCAATTTAACAGCATGTAAACTCATTTGAAAACTCACATCAAGCAAGTATGACAGAGTGGTAACATTCAGCTTCCATGTAAAGATACAGCCCTCAACCCTCTATATTTAACCTAAAGCTGAGAGCGGTGGCGTTTTAATGAGGTCCCGTGAGATGCGGCTCTTACTTTGTTAATGAGGTGTTCGGTGACGACCTCTCGTAGGCCTGTGTATAGCTTCTCGCCGTGTTTGTGCAGCACCATGGTGTATGCGTTCCTGTATAGCTCTTCAAAACTAAGCCCACTGTTGTTCTTCCTCTGGATCTCCTGGATGGCGTTCTTCAGAAGGTCCCAGATGTTGTTCACATACTTCTCATCCATGGTCATCTGACagggtaagagagagactgactgagtAAGTAAGTGAGCAAGAGGGAAACACAGTGCCAAAGTTTACCTTGATTTCCAAAGGACGAAATAAATCCACACATTATTGATGCAGTTTTGCTAAACTGTACCTTGGAGTGAAAAGGCTGATACAAAGAGAGCGCGAGGAAAGAGCGGTCCATGAGGTAACAAGTATTTTTTTCCAATTgacaaaaaaacatctaaatGCTGAACTGTTAATTTTGTTCCAGTGAATCTGTttagttaaaaaataaatgaacaacaaaTAGCATGTTACAGTGAATTGTGATTTGCTGGAAAATGTTGCAAGCTTGCATtatcacaaaaaacactgacGCTAAAATGGTGGTACTGTATACGTGTGCTGTAAAAAGGGGTAAGGGGGTGGTTGTGATTACATACTGTATCTCATTGTTCTATATTTTTATGATGCAACAGTCCTACATTCAAGTGTAATATCCTATACAGAGGGGTGGAGACACAGAACCGTTATTGATTCTCTATAAGCTAAGCTCACACTGAGATTTACATTCGACCGCAGTAGAGAGACTTTGGATATTTACTGTGTAGCCGAGTTAAGTAGCACTGTAAATTAAGTAACTCTACTTTTCTCTGTAAGTATATAGGTAACAATGTTTTATCAAATGGCAAGTATAAATGTGTACCTTTCGCTAATGTTTTCAATTACTGTGTAATGTATTGCCCAAGTTGTTTGCAAGTACTAACTAGATGTTATTATAACTAATAAAATGGAATACATCAATTTCACATGCAACAAATAGCAAATTTCCTTCCATACCCATCATCAAATCatgcaaaaaaatgaagacaaccGACAGTGTTCATGCCTGGTTCCATTTTAACCCCAACTGTTTCTGAGAAAATTGCATCAGCTCTCAGACAATTGAGCATAACAAGAACAATCTTCAGAGGTGACAACAAGTGGCCTCTTGCCCATATCTGTGACAAGTGCCGCTGTCAATTAAGTGTCCTCAAAAGGAAAACTGGATAAAGAGGCGGCAAGTGCGATTACACAAAATGAAGTTCCATGAATGAGGACAGAGCCTGAGTGAACAATGTGGGAGAGGATGCATACATAAATCAACAGAGATCATTTGTTTCTATTGGCCTTTTCAGATTGtgacagccaaaaaaaaaaaaaaaaccttccaacTCTGTCTTTGAGCTTCATTTCATTAACTCTACCATCACCTACAGCACCCTGATGGTAAGTcagtttttaattaaaacttAGCAATTATGGGAAATTTTGTTTAAGATCTTGTTGAGCAAAGACAGCCCTGGTATAGTTACTGAAGGTACTGCACTTCCTTTCAATCTAGCATGATCTTGTCAGTTGCAGATTAAACTGGGGTGGGGCAAACCAGGCCTATTTCTCTTAGAAACAACTGGTCCCTTGAGACAGCCTATACAGGCAATTGTTTTCTGACTTGTTGCTCCACGTATAGCCTAAGTCAAATGTTCACTTAAGTCAAGAGCATCtggctgtggtttttttttttagggtgaTCACACTAAGAGAACCGGAGAACATTTAGAAGCCTTCAACGTGAGCTGACCTGCACCGCCATCGCAGAAGTGCAATCATTACTAAGAGCATGAGATACAttatattaataatgataatcaaatgaacaaaaaaaatcatgacaacCTTCAAAATCTGGATTACTTTTGATTCATGAAGTTGGAAGAAACTTTCTTACTTCATCAAGACACATTCATATATTTGTAATACAAGTAAGCAACGAGATACCAAGCAATACTTCAGCATCATGCTTATGTGCTAAGtttaatcacaaaaaaacattctgaccTCATATTTTAGAGCCCACTCACGTATCAGCTGAACATACACAAACCAGGCACACATTTATATCTGCCTGGTTCAGTTTTTTAATGGTTTGACGTCCTAAATTAATGGTAAGTACAAATGTAAGGCCTTTACACTATTTCATCAGTTCATATCAATTATTTTGCACTAAATTATACGGATTTATTAACTTAGAGAAGGCGGTGTTACAACCGATATCTGATGTTAAATGAAGTTACAAAATCAATATCACACTGGCGTCTGGAGAAATTCAGATGGGATTTGTGCAAGGTATTACTGAAGCTCACTGTCACAAGATACAGGTTGCAAACCTTCTTATCAGACAAGCTTTAAGTCATAACAATACCAAACTGCCACGTACGATtcttgaaataaataaattatgcCAAAGTAGCATCAGCTGTGCACAGCTATTGTCCCAATAACGGGTTGCTCAATAGTATTCTAACGTTAACTCGGTTGACTCAAATTGTTGGCGTCAGAAGCGCTGTTATGGGTGGTAACATGGTTAGCCAATGCTCCACTTTCTCCACATTTCTAAGGGTGGCTACATCTACATAATTTGTTTTGGAGCTTCTTCTGATGATACCAACATACGCTTCCGCACAGTCTGCGACAAAATAAGACAAGCGGTTTCAAATACTGGTCGGAGCTCCTGAAGCAATGTTAACTGTGACTTAAACATGAAATGCGTGGTGCTATGTTTTATGTTACGGTATCTACCTGAAATTTGATGGCACTACACATCAACTAGGCAAGCATACAGTCATAACTAACTATCCAACTACCCTTTACCAAACAACTCGTGCAGAACTAAAATGTCAGTCTCGGATTTGCAGAGCAGTGTTCTAGCCTATCAACGACAACAAAGTCGTTGGGTTCATACAGACAACCTAAACACAATCCACAATTAACTGCAacgtaaaacaaaaagaacGCAGCCTTTTAATGCATAGCTAACTCTGTCATTTGCATTAAACCACGGTTAACCGACAATCTGCTGTAATTTAAAAACTTGAGCCTTGCTAACTTAGCCAGTTTAGCAGATGCCATCCGTTAAAAACTGACCTAAAAACAAGTGTCATGGGGGCCTGGACAAAGGTGCGACATTAAATTTGTCACATGGCCAGATTCACGATGATTTCATAACTGCAAATGTAATAATACTGTAAACACAATGTGAATATTGGGAGCATCTTCTAACCGTTAGTGTTTGTGTACTTTGTTCAGAGCGTTACAGGCCTACTATGTCTGACTCCCCTAGGAAAATCCCCAGCGCTCGAGTAATGGGCTCACCGACTGAAGAGTCCTGTCTGCGGTTAATACTCACAGGAAAAGCTCGTATCCTCATCTTGGTGTCCTTCTTGGCGCCGCCTTGATTGAGATTGGGCATGTTTAGCTAGGTCTCCGGTGTTCACTGTCTTCACATGAAAGTCTTCTCGAGATAAGGACAGGGGACTGAGCCGTTGATCAGCTTCCACTTGACCTTCTTTACTAGATTGCGTCCCCTCTCTTAGGACTTGTTGACAATCCACTGCCACCTCTCACTTTAGCTACTTAGGCTATCCACTCAATGATGGCGGAGGAGCAGATCTCACCGAACACGGTTTACTCTCTGCACATCACGCGAGAACACATTATGGAGAAGGATTTTTAGCAATATACAAATAGCACGTAGAAAAGCACAGCAACAGCACGAGAGAAGGAGGCCAACACATATCATATACAAATCTCAGGGATTCATTTTCGTTAGAGTTTTAGGTAAactttaatgaataaataaataaataaataaataaataaataaataaatgagttcTATCAACCTTCCAGTTTTTCCTAAATTTTTAAGAATTCCAAAATTAGTTTAGAAAATTGGGCTTTTGATAGAAAATTTCAATTCATGCCTTTACTTGAAAATAAGAGGGGACCGATAACAATATATAATCAGCTGTAGGCTCATGAGTAATCAAATCAAAATGTATTAAGGTGAGTTATTTATCTTTGTACAAAAACCAAGACGTTAGGTCGTTCCAGACTTCATCTGAAAACTCCCAAAAtattaattcagttcagtttttttaaacaaaaaagcactttgtatttgttttaatcatatacatagcAAACTACGTTTTCGTCCACTGTTTTGTCACTAAGATTGAAACCAAAAGTATTCCCATTCTCAAATGTTGGGGAGTGGTGAAGCAATCTGTAGCAATGGATAGAAACTGCCCTGACTGAAAATTACCCACCACTGGCTGCTTCCCCAGGTCCCCTCCCTAGTATGGGTCTATGTACAAAGGGCACACCGAACTCTTTCATGATTCACTACTTGAATATTTTGTACCCCTATGATACATGCGGTATGGGTAGTATAGAGACAGCTGCAAAATGACTGACGACAGTAAATGTAGTGAAGTTGTGAGCaatatcaatcaatcaatcaatcagtcagtcagtcagtcagtcaatcaatcaatcaatcaagaAGATCTACTCAGAGACTTATAACATAGTCCTACTTACGTCTTTGCTGTCTCCCCCTTACATGGCTTACTGGGTTAAACCTTGATTGAACATATTTATTGCATTACTGACCCGTTTTATTAGATGTTTGCAGCCACAGGACTGTCGGGACGAGTCCAAGCAAACATGCATTTTATCTGGAGGAGAGACTGAAAATAATGTGTGATTATGCTCAGACCAGTATTTCATCACGATGGAGAGGGTGAATCTTTTTGGGACGTTGTCGTAATATTTGGCCAAGAGAAGACCCGGTTAATATGCTAATTGTATTTTTgtgataatatatatatatatatatacatatgtatatgtgtgtgtgttcgtatccCGCCGCGACGGTAGCCTCAAATGcctaacagttacacacacccCATTAATTTACATGTCCACAGACATATATGGAGAACACAAATATAGCCCATatcatacatttacattaacctatatatatataagtttcTCCTTATAAAAAATACCATTTTAAGCATTACCATGTTCATTCAGTGACAGTGGTTACCTCAATGTTCTTGTTTGCAATCTGCTGAGAATAAAAAACTGAAACTGGGAGTAGAGCTAGTGATGAGGTTCTCTCACTCCAAAAACCATTTCAGCACCTCGAATGTCCGGTCAGCTCTTGCTTAATATTTCTTTTCCCGCGCCTTTGCACAAACAGAGGAGATCGTTCAAATCTGGATTGGGAATTTCACGCTTGAAGATGTAAAATATCTTTTCTTGATTCAGCGGAATCGATCGTCTTgtttgattccttttttttataaagacgCTGGATAAGACCTAGACACATTTGCCTTGCGAGTTCATTTGAGGACTGTTTATTTTGCGCATCATTCGGTAACTCGAGTTATGGCGCAGGTGTTTGATTATATGATATTAATCCATACAGCTGTTAAGAGAAAAACGGGAAACCAGTTTTTTTGAGGTGTGCAACAAGAATATTTCGGAAACGAGGGCAAAGAATGGTAAGACCCGCGGATCCACAAGCACTGCAGTTTGTTTAAAACCACAGCCTTTTGGTTATGTCTGAATAGTTTTGTGCAGATCAGTATCGGGTTATTGTCCCATAGCGTGTGATTTACGTTGTTGTACATCAAATCAAATGtacaaacatgtttaaaatcaaTGTTTAAAATCACGCGAGTTTTCATTCTGAATTCTACAATTTTTCCATCTTTGGTAGTATGGCTTTATCAACACGTGTCTGAAGTCACTGGTCATTGATAAATTTGGAGAAGAAACATGGGAGAAACTCAGGTAACTATTCTGTAGGTCAGTTTTACACTCTTGGCTTAAATTGATTGCTCTTTTAATGGATGCACACGTTATCCTAGAGGTGGCGTTGATGGCCGTGGAATGGATTAAAATGTACGTCGCAGACTCATTTCTCCACCTCCAAATTGATTATAAACATGTTGGttagtttgtatgttttttttttcatatgtttgcTTTTACAGAGACGAAGCAGGAGTTCAAGATACTTTTATGACCTATGAAGTGTACAAAGATGATATCACTATGCGGCTGGTGACAGAGGCTTGCAAGCtcttgggtaaaaaaaaaaaaagaaaagaaaaaagaaagaaagaaaaagaaataaaaaactaAACAAGGAAAAAAGTTGCTCAAAGAAATTgttagaaatgttttgaaatatctttaataatgaaagaatgatatataaataaatatagtaaATGTTACATTACTTTGACATGTTTTGATGCCTTGACATAGCACTTGTTAAAAACAGATAACTAGCCATACAATCACTTTTGTTATTACCCACCATAATTATACCAgttacagaacaacacaaaatcaaatgatGACAAAACTACATGTGAATGGTTTGTATTATTTGattgctttttgtgtgtttatttatgtttttatctctgtttatatttatatgaataTTTGTGTAACATTTatgtgtgaatttgtttgttcaAAGATGTTGAACCAGATGTGGTGCTGAGACAATTTGGGGAGTATTTCTTTGAGTTTTGTAAAAGATCTGGATATGACCACATGTTACGAACTCTGGGGGGAACCTTGTTTGAGTTCATTGAGAATCTGGATGCGCTCCATggctacctctctctctcctataaGGTACAGTGAGAAATCTGCCCACAGGTGTGGGAATAGTCATTAATATTCAGATGTGTGGTTCTCAAGGAGAATTTCAATCAAAGACCATGTTTAATATGATCTCTTTGGGTG
This window encodes:
- the cul3b gene encoding cullin-3b isoform X1, whose protein sequence is MPNLNQGGAKKDTKMRIRAFPMTMDEKYVNNIWDLLKNAIQEIQRKNNSGLSFEELYRNAYTMVLHKHGEKLYTGLREVVTEHLINKVREDVLNSLNNNFLQTLNQAWNDHQTAMVMIRDILMYMDRVYVQQNNVENVYNLGLIIFRDQVVRYGCIRDHLRQTLLDMIARERKGEVVDRGAIRNACQMLMILGLEGRSVYEEDFEAPFLEMSAEFFQMESQKFLAENSASVYIKKVEARINEEIERVMHCLDKSTEEPIVKVVERELISKHMKTIVEMENSGLVHMLKNGKTEDLACMYKLFSRVPNGLKTMCECMSSYLREQGKALVSEEGEGKNPVDYIQGLLDLKSRFDRFLQESFNNDRLFKQTIAGDFEFFLNLNSRSPEYLSLFIDDKLKKGVKGLTEQEVESILDKAMVLFRFMQEKDVFERYYKQHLARRLLTNKSVSDDSEKNMISKLKTECGCQFTSKLEGMFRDMSISNTTMDEFRQHLQTTGVSLGGVDLTVRVLTTGYWPTQSATPKCNIPPSPRHAFEVFRRFYLAKHSGRQLTLQHHMGSADLNATFYGPIKKEDGSDMGVGGAQVTGSNTRKHILQVSTFQMTILMLFNNRDKSTFEEIQQETDIPERELVRALQSLACGKPTQRVLTKEPKSKEIENGHVFTVNDQFTSKLHRVKIQTVAAKQGESDPERKETRQKVDDDRKHEIEAAIVRIMKSRKKMQHNVLVAEVTQQLRARFLPSPVVIKKRIEGLIEREYLARTPEDRKVYTYVA